One Salvia splendens isolate huo1 chromosome 12, SspV2, whole genome shotgun sequence genomic window carries:
- the LOC121759037 gene encoding probable WRKY transcription factor 2 — translation MGGFDDHVAIMGDWMPPSPNTGAFLLSMMNDDVGARLPVESAGGNRSEPEQQVTSRNGDRNVQSEASFGDDESNRGNAVSEPKLSSRGGLKERIAARAGFNAPRLNTESIRPSDLSKKPEVRSPYLTIPPGLSPTTLLDSPVFLSNSLVLPSPTTGKFSFAPSGDYRESGLMIGDSDKGKENNFEDTNASSFAFKPMTESASFPYLNATNKTFPNAGFTVHSNMSQPRQNVEPTKSYLANNSTLFQEASFGGSDLGNNGSSTLLQTHNSAGAVEHSPPFDEQNDDGDQRSSGDPNGGGSTADDGYNWRKYGQKHVKGSEYPRSYYKCTHQSCPVKKKVERSQEGHITEITYKGAHNHPKPPPNRRSALGSSNGLGDIQLDSDQPGTGDQIWSGVQNGNAAGGWKPDNLDGSPSALPGQEYNNGARNGTTYETVDGVDGSSTFSNEEEDDRATHGSVSLGYDGEGDESESKRRRIETYAPEMSGASRPIREPRVVVQTTSEVDILDDGYRWRKYGQKVVKGNPNPRSYYKCTSAGCNVRKHVERASHDLKSVITTYEGKHNHDVPAARNSGGGQNTRPTQQAHAAPGNNLHRPEPSHLRGSSTWFERPPLGSFGPGPGFGYRMDQAGLGIMGANQGKLPVHHPYLGHQNRGVNEMGYMMPKPEPGTDAAGLNTSNNASSVYQQLMSRLPLGPPI, via the exons ATGGGTGGATTTGATGATCATGTCGCTATTATGGGTGATTGGATGCCCCCGAGCCCTAATACGGGTGCTTTTCTCTTAtcaatgatgaatgatgatgtTGGAGCACGGCTGCCTGTGGAATCTGCTGGTGGAAATAGAAGTGAGCCTGAACAACAAGTTACCTCCAGAAATGGTGATCGAAATGTTCAGAGTGAAGCTAGTTTCGGAGATGATGAAAGCAACAGGGGCAATGCAGTGAGTGAACCAAAGTTGAGTTCCCGAGGAGGTCTTAAGGAGAGGATTGCAGCTAGAGCTGGTTTCAATGCTCCAAGGCTGAATACTGAGAGCATCAGACCTTCAGACCTTTCTAAGAAACCAGAAGTTCGGTCTCCTTATTTGACGATTCCTCCTGGTCTTAGTCCAACAACTCTGCTTGATTCTCCAGTTTTCCTCTCTAATTCATTG GTTCTGCCATCTCCTACAACTGGAAAATTTTCTTTTGCCCCGAGTGGAGACTATCGCGAGTCAGGACTGATGATAGGTGATTCTGATAAGGGGAAGGAGAATAATTTTGAGGACACCAATGCCTCATCGTTTGCATTCAAACCCATGACTGAATCCGCTTCATTCCCATACTTAAATGCAACAAATAAA ACTTTTCCTAATGCTGGGTTTACTGTTCATTCGAACATGTCTCAACCGCGTCAAAATGTAGAACCGACCAAATCGTACTTGGCAAACAACAGCACCTTGTTTCAGGAGGCAAGTTTCGGTGGATCAGATTTGGGTAACAATGGTAGCAGCACTCTGCTGCAGACACACAACTCTGCTGGTGCTGTGGAGCATTCTCCGCCTTTTGATGAACAAAACGATGATGGAGAtcaaagaagcagcggagatcCCAATGGTGGTGGCAGCACGGCTGATGATGGTTATAACTGGCGAAAATATGGGCAGAAACATGTGAAAGGAAGTGAGTATCCTCGGAGTTATTACAAATGCACGCACCAAAGTTGTCCCGTGAAGAAAAAGGTTGAACGGTCCCAAGAAGGTCACATCACTGAGATAACCTACAAGGGCGCTCATAACCACCCGAAGCCTCCTCCCAACCGCAGATCAGCTCTTGGATCCTCAAATGGGCTCGGTGATATTCAGCTCGACTCTGACCAACCTGGAACCGGTGATCAAATCTGGTCGGGAGTACAAAATGGAAACGCTGCAGGAGGCTGGAAACCGGACAATCTTGACGGATCTCCTTCAGCATTGCCGGGCCAAGAATACAACAATGGAGCTAGAAATGGAACCACGTACGAGACAGTGGATGGTGTTGATGGATCTTCTACTTTCTCAAATGAAGAAGAGGATGATCGTGCAACGCATGGCAGCGTGTCATTAGGTTACGATGGCGAAGGAGACGAGTCAGAATCAAAGAGaag GAGAATCGAAACTTATGCCCCAGAGATGAGTGGGGCTTCTAGACCGATCAGGGAGCCGAGGGTAGTAGTCCAGACAACCAGTGAAGTGGACATCCTCGATGATGGATACCGCTGGCGCAAATATGGACAGAAAGTCGTGAAAGGAAATCCGAACCCAAG GAGCTACTACAAGTGCACGAGTGCAGGCTGCAACGTGAGGAAACACGTGGAGCGGGCTTCCCACGACCTGAAGTCTGTGATAACAACGTACGAGGGCAAGCACAACCACGATGTACCAGCAGCGCGCAACAGTGGAGGTGGTCAGAACACGCGCCCAACTCAACAAGCTCACGCTGCTCCAGGTAATAACCTGCATAGGCCCGAACCCTCCCACCTCCGTGGCAGCTCAACCTGGTTTGAGAGGCCACCGTTAGGCTCGTTTGGGCCGGGGCCAGGCTTTGGATACAGAATGGATCAGGCTGGTCTCGGTATCATGGGGGCTAACCAAGGCAAGCTGCCGGTGCATCATCCGTATTTAGGGCATCAAAACCGGGGCGTGAACGAGATGGGATATATGATGCCGAAGCCGGAGCCCGGGACGGATGCAGCAGGTTTGAACACATCCAACAATGCATCATCAGTTTACCAGCAGCTTATGAGCAGACTGCCGCTCGGACCACCGATATAA
- the LOC121758980 gene encoding uncharacterized protein At4g26450-like isoform X1: protein MHAKHRNGPGNGHRSNTMGMGGAAAASRIPPEGSMRGYRMHNSEYRNYNRGGYGNGGYSKQYQPPLPPQRETDVFMEAGRMAAEYLVSKGMLPPNALSGKWQGDGLKNQVVNFQGYRSNEAEKIHTSVDGRASAHSRLGNAAMDVAPGRRKYSDEYNSMGSRSSVRGIERGRKRSESFKNYGSEVSRELGKSGSLAEKIRTYHVAEADSDTSVGHYSEQPLGKDGNSEMHGSSPGEIAQGIESETQTVSGLEKRNIVEDADVSTSVLSNGKCLASDANTEATKKSDDESELVKAVNNDNETQQNDEKKEVSSFGIEDTLVSEDHVDLVKQCKFANVPTKARSSLTMKGLMKTDLKPIKEEESISKREHVEDTGVHRIDVGVGNSVGNPATHQNHELKSLQSDDPTSEKEMNIIYSTRSAPSLRSESFAERSLYKEQRPDEGMSGFGRSKSMLMERGEKRAIDCDGKEDFKKLRQWVPLQDAQSNISAPISSSTENRPLSQEPRTSHGSHPAPCPDQSSLDISLLSKDNTDSSEFMQEKQLFPSSFKTCDLNLVGGCDVNESHDSGPILVFPSITQTGKAATSIDVDLSMSNNGNMSNKTGKHSINEKDIEVIDLEKESAHDDKTYGTSDRRGDTVFTDLDGLPTNVHNANGMPDVQDGYGLMISELLGSDSPNCSSVPTDLNILHNHMGLPNEEGILGDDDSIYMSLGEIPISILGAWEQPSQDYGKPF from the exons ATGCATGCGAAGCATCGAAATGGACCTGGGAATGGGCACAGGTCAAATACTATGGGGATGGGGGGTGCGGCTGCTGCCTCACGAATTCCCCCTGAAGGTTCAATGAGAGGTTATCGGATGCACAATTCTGAGTACAGGAACTATAATCGTGGTGGTTACGGAAATGGGGGTTACTCGAAGCAGTATCAGCCACCTCTGCCCCCTCAAAGGGAGACTGACGTTTTCATGGAAGCTGGAAGGATGGCCGCTGAGTATTTGGTTTCTAAAGGCATGCTGCCACCAAATGCACTTTCAGGGAAGTGGCAGGGTGATGGCTTGAAAAACCAGGTTGTAAACTTTCAGGGATATAGGTCTAATGAAGCAGAAAAAATACATACTTCTGTGGATGGCCGTGCATCAGCTCATTCCCGTTTAGGAAATGCTGCTATGGATGTAGCTCCTGGTAGGAGAAAGTATTCTGATGAATATAATTCAATGGGTTCTAGAAGTTCTGTTCGAGGAATAGAACGCGGAAGGAAAAGAAGTGAATCTTTCAAAAATTATGGGTCGGAGGTTAGTAGAGAATTGGGAAAAAGTGGATcattggcggagaagattagaACTTACCACGTTGCAGAGGCAGATAGTGATACTTCTGTTGGACATTACAGTGAGCAGCCTTTGGGTAAAGATGGTAATAGTGAGATGCATGGGTCATCTCCTGGTGAAATAGCTCAAGGAATTGAAAGTGAAACTCAAACAGTTTCTGGATTGGAGAAACGTAACATAGTGGAAGATGCAGATGTGAGTACTAGTGTTTTGAGTAATGGGAAGTGTCTAGCATCAGATGCAAACACCGAAGCCACAAAAAAGTCTGATGATGAGTCGGAATTGGTTAAAGCTGTAAATAATGACAATGAAACGCAGCAAAATGATGAGAAAAAGGAGGTTTCATCTTTTGGAATAGAGGATACTTTGGTAAGTGAGGACCATGTTGATTTAGTAAAGCAGTGCAAATTTGCAAATGTACCCACTAAAGCTCGTTCATCATTGACAATGAAGGGTCTGATGAAGACTGATCTGAAACCCATTAAAGAAGAAGAGAGCATTTCCAAGAGAGAACATGTGGAGGATACTGGAGTGCATCGTATAGATGTTGGCGTTGGGAATTCGGTAGGTAATCCTGCTACCCATCAAAATCATGAGCTTAAAAGTCTTCAATCAGATGATCCCACTTCAGAAAAAGAGATGAACATTATATACTCAACAAGGTCAGCACCGAGCTTAAGGTCTGAGTCTTTTGCTGAACGATCTTTATATAAAGAGCAACGACCAGATGAGGGAATGTCAGGCTTCGGAAGGTCAAAGTCCATGCTAATGGAACGAGGTGAAAAACGAGCAATAGATTGTGATGGTAAGGAGGATTTTAAAAAACTCAGACAATGGGTTCCTCTGCAGGATGCTCAATCTAATATCTCCGCTCCAATTTCTAGCTCAACAGAAAACAGGCCACTGTCACAAGAACCAAGAACTTCACATGGTTCTCATCCGGCTCCGTGTCCTGATCAGAGTAGTTTGGATATTTCACTACTTTCCAAAGATAATACTGATTCGTCTGAGTTCATGCAAGAAAAGCAGCTGTTTCCCAGTTCATTTAAGACTTGTGACCTGAATCTTGTTGGAGGTTGTGATGTCAACGAGAGTCATGATTCTGGTCCCATACTGGTTTTCCCATCCATCACCCAAACAGGAAAAGCAGCAACATCTATAGATGTTGATTTGTCCATGTCTAACAATGGCAATATGTCTAATAAAACTGGTAAACACAGTATAAATGAGAAGGATATTGAGGTTATTGATTTGGAAAAGGAATCTGCACATGATGACAAAACCTATGGTACTTCGGATAGAAG GGGAGATACTGTATTCACTGACCTGGATGGCTTGCCTACTAATGTACACAATGCTAACGGGATGCCTGACGTTCAGGATGGTTATGGGCTTATGATATCGGAACTTCTTGGAAGTGACAGCCCAAACTGTTCTTCTGTACCGACAGATTTAAATATATTGCACAATCATATGGGTCTACCAAATGAAGAG GggattcttggtgatgatgacTCAATTTATATGTCCCTGGGCGAAATACCAATAA GCATACTGGGAGCCTGGGAGCAGCCATCGCAGGACTACGGGAAACCATTTTGA
- the LOC121758980 gene encoding uncharacterized protein At4g26450-like isoform X2, producing MHAKHRNGPGNGHRSNTMGMGGAAAASRIPPEGSMRGYRMHNSEYRNYNRGGYGNGGYSKQYQPPLPPQRETDVFMEAGRMAAEYLVSKGMLPPNALSGKWQGDGLKNQVVNFQGYRSNEAEKIHTSVDGRASAHSRLGNAAMDVAPGRRKYSDEYNSMGSRSSVRGIERGRKRSESFKNYGSEVSRELGKSGSLAEKIRTYHVAEADSDTSVGHYSEQPLGKDGNSEMHGSSPGEIAQGIESETQTVSGLEKRNIVEDADVSTSVLSNGKCLASDANTEATKKSDDESELVKAVNNDNETQQNDEKKEVSSFGIEDTLGLMKTDLKPIKEEESISKREHVEDTGVHRIDVGVGNSVGNPATHQNHELKSLQSDDPTSEKEMNIIYSTRSAPSLRSESFAERSLYKEQRPDEGMSGFGRSKSMLMERGEKRAIDCDGKEDFKKLRQWVPLQDAQSNISAPISSSTENRPLSQEPRTSHGSHPAPCPDQSSLDISLLSKDNTDSSEFMQEKQLFPSSFKTCDLNLVGGCDVNESHDSGPILVFPSITQTGKAATSIDVDLSMSNNGNMSNKTGKHSINEKDIEVIDLEKESAHDDKTYGTSDRRGDTVFTDLDGLPTNVHNANGMPDVQDGYGLMISELLGSDSPNCSSVPTDLNILHNHMGLPNEEGILGDDDSIYMSLGEIPISILGAWEQPSQDYGKPF from the exons ATGCATGCGAAGCATCGAAATGGACCTGGGAATGGGCACAGGTCAAATACTATGGGGATGGGGGGTGCGGCTGCTGCCTCACGAATTCCCCCTGAAGGTTCAATGAGAGGTTATCGGATGCACAATTCTGAGTACAGGAACTATAATCGTGGTGGTTACGGAAATGGGGGTTACTCGAAGCAGTATCAGCCACCTCTGCCCCCTCAAAGGGAGACTGACGTTTTCATGGAAGCTGGAAGGATGGCCGCTGAGTATTTGGTTTCTAAAGGCATGCTGCCACCAAATGCACTTTCAGGGAAGTGGCAGGGTGATGGCTTGAAAAACCAGGTTGTAAACTTTCAGGGATATAGGTCTAATGAAGCAGAAAAAATACATACTTCTGTGGATGGCCGTGCATCAGCTCATTCCCGTTTAGGAAATGCTGCTATGGATGTAGCTCCTGGTAGGAGAAAGTATTCTGATGAATATAATTCAATGGGTTCTAGAAGTTCTGTTCGAGGAATAGAACGCGGAAGGAAAAGAAGTGAATCTTTCAAAAATTATGGGTCGGAGGTTAGTAGAGAATTGGGAAAAAGTGGATcattggcggagaagattagaACTTACCACGTTGCAGAGGCAGATAGTGATACTTCTGTTGGACATTACAGTGAGCAGCCTTTGGGTAAAGATGGTAATAGTGAGATGCATGGGTCATCTCCTGGTGAAATAGCTCAAGGAATTGAAAGTGAAACTCAAACAGTTTCTGGATTGGAGAAACGTAACATAGTGGAAGATGCAGATGTGAGTACTAGTGTTTTGAGTAATGGGAAGTGTCTAGCATCAGATGCAAACACCGAAGCCACAAAAAAGTCTGATGATGAGTCGGAATTGGTTAAAGCTGTAAATAATGACAATGAAACGCAGCAAAATGATGAGAAAAAGGAGGTTTCATCTTTTGGAATAGAGGATACTTTG GGTCTGATGAAGACTGATCTGAAACCCATTAAAGAAGAAGAGAGCATTTCCAAGAGAGAACATGTGGAGGATACTGGAGTGCATCGTATAGATGTTGGCGTTGGGAATTCGGTAGGTAATCCTGCTACCCATCAAAATCATGAGCTTAAAAGTCTTCAATCAGATGATCCCACTTCAGAAAAAGAGATGAACATTATATACTCAACAAGGTCAGCACCGAGCTTAAGGTCTGAGTCTTTTGCTGAACGATCTTTATATAAAGAGCAACGACCAGATGAGGGAATGTCAGGCTTCGGAAGGTCAAAGTCCATGCTAATGGAACGAGGTGAAAAACGAGCAATAGATTGTGATGGTAAGGAGGATTTTAAAAAACTCAGACAATGGGTTCCTCTGCAGGATGCTCAATCTAATATCTCCGCTCCAATTTCTAGCTCAACAGAAAACAGGCCACTGTCACAAGAACCAAGAACTTCACATGGTTCTCATCCGGCTCCGTGTCCTGATCAGAGTAGTTTGGATATTTCACTACTTTCCAAAGATAATACTGATTCGTCTGAGTTCATGCAAGAAAAGCAGCTGTTTCCCAGTTCATTTAAGACTTGTGACCTGAATCTTGTTGGAGGTTGTGATGTCAACGAGAGTCATGATTCTGGTCCCATACTGGTTTTCCCATCCATCACCCAAACAGGAAAAGCAGCAACATCTATAGATGTTGATTTGTCCATGTCTAACAATGGCAATATGTCTAATAAAACTGGTAAACACAGTATAAATGAGAAGGATATTGAGGTTATTGATTTGGAAAAGGAATCTGCACATGATGACAAAACCTATGGTACTTCGGATAGAAG GGGAGATACTGTATTCACTGACCTGGATGGCTTGCCTACTAATGTACACAATGCTAACGGGATGCCTGACGTTCAGGATGGTTATGGGCTTATGATATCGGAACTTCTTGGAAGTGACAGCCCAAACTGTTCTTCTGTACCGACAGATTTAAATATATTGCACAATCATATGGGTCTACCAAATGAAGAG GggattcttggtgatgatgacTCAATTTATATGTCCCTGGGCGAAATACCAATAA GCATACTGGGAGCCTGGGAGCAGCCATCGCAGGACTACGGGAAACCATTTTGA